One stretch of Eupeodes corollae chromosome 2, idEupCoro1.1, whole genome shotgun sequence DNA includes these proteins:
- the LOC129948546 gene encoding uncharacterized protein LOC129948546, with product MRFLVILSSLLAVGIALPQYNYQSSGSSNFGLLAPAPSSQGGNKYLPPAAAAQEPLISKQFYLHSAPEDNDGAGKTKHFVLGRPQKNYRVVFIKAPASSTNNVRLSAEYAPQEEKTVIYVLSQKENELDVNDIATPAPTQPSKPEVFFIKYKTPEEAAVAQKEIQSQYDKLGGTSEFSDQGTAPVSSVIGALDGAASNGGYDYNQGGQRTPDDSYLPPSVFKH from the exons atgcgtTTTCTCGTGATATTGAGTTCGCTTCTCGCCGTCGGTATCGCCCTTCCCCAATACAACTACCAAAGCTCAGGAAGTTCTAATTTTGGATTACTAGCACCAGCACCATCATCCCAAGGTGGCAACAAATATCTACCACCTGCAGCAGCAGCACAAGAACCTCTTATCAGTAAGCAATTCTACCTGCATTCAGCACCTGAGGATAACGATGGAGCAGGAAAGACCAAACACTTTGTTCTTGGAAGGCCCCAAAAGAACTACCGTGTTGTATTCATCAAGGCCCCAGCATCGTCCACCAACAACGTTCGTTTGTCTGCCGAATATGCCCCACAAGAGGAGAAGACTGTCATCTATGTTCTCAGCCAAAAGGAGAACGAATTGGATGTCAACGATATCGCTACTCCAGCACCAACTCAGCCCAGCAAACCAGAAGTCTTCTTCATCAAGTACAAGACTCCCGAAGAAGCTGCTGTCGCCCAAAAGGAAATCCAAA GCCAATACGACAAACTCGGTGGTACCAGCGAATTCTCCGACCAAGGAACCGCCCCAGTTAGCTCAGTCATTGGTGCTTTGGATGGCGCTGCTTCAAATGGTGGTTATGACTACAACCAGGGAGGTCAAAGGACACCCGATGACTCGTACTTGCCCCCCAGTGTCTTCAAGCACTAG
- the LOC129948544 gene encoding uncharacterized protein LOC129948544, with translation MKIFLEVLLSCFIVSVSARPDVSLGYHYNPDYNSGSNLLAPPPQPIVSTSYIPTASGIPTPSYGSTNFLAPNYNVAAVSSASSVATTGSSSFSNGFTSGNNNFGNSGLTAGQSISQGSASGFGQGYIGNAIGTSNQQYGQQDQQLQAPIITKHFYIHSAPEEHDDQEIVRYVTIGRPTTNYRVVFINAPSSSSTRAKIIAKVAPVQERTAIYLLSKKENDLDITTDVVTPAPDPQNKPDVFFIKYNTPEEAIHAQHVIQAQYDKLGGSSDVSNEGNVQVQSVIGSVGSQASAGASSSAQSSSQVTGISSGQNHIQQSGNGNIQPQTSYLPPLIYRRRRYYRY, from the exons ATGAAgatatttttg GAGGTACTTCTGAGCTGCTTCATAGTCTCGGTTTCAGCTAGGCCGGATGTCAGCCTGGGTTATCATTACAACCCTGATTACAATAGTGGATCAAATCTTTTGGCACCGCCACCACAACCAATAGTATCAACATCTTATATCCCAACTGCATCAGGCATTCCTACACCATCTTACGGCTCAACAAACTTTTTGGCACCCAATTATAATGTTGCAGCAGTTTCATCAGCCTCATCTGTTGCCACAACTGGATCTTCAAGTTTTTCCAATGGTTTTACCAGTGGCAATAATAACTTTGGAAATTCTGGCCTTACTGCTGGGCAGTCAATAAGTCAAGGAAGTGCATCAGGATTTGGCCAGGGATACATAGGAAATGCAATCGGAACATCGAATCAGCAATATGGACAGCAAGATCAACAACTACAGGCTCCTATCATAACAAAACATTTCTACATTCACAGTGCTCCCGAGGAGCATGATGATCAAGAAATCGTACGTTACGTAACAATTGGACGTCCCACAACAAATTATCGTGTGGTTTTTATTAACGCACCCTCGTCATCGTCAACGAGAGCTAAAATTATCGCTAAGGTTGCACCTGTTCAAGAACGGACTGCAATTTATCTTCTatcgaaaaaagaaaatgactTAGATATAACTACTGATGTTGTTACACCTGCACCAGATCCACAAAATAAGCCTGATGTCTTTTTCATCAAGTACAATACACCTGAAGAAGCTATTCATGCTCAGCATGTAATTCAAG ctCAATACGATAAATTGGGTGGTTCATCGGATGTCTCAAATGAGGGCAATGTGCAAGTTCAATCAGTTATTGGCAGTGTGGGAAGTCAAGCTAGTGCTGGAGCTAGTTCATCAGCTCAGAGTTCGTCACAGGTGACAGGTATTTCAAGTGGTCAGAACCATATTCAACAAAGTGGAAATGGAAACATTCAGCCACAGACTAGTTATTTACCACCATTAATTTATAGGAGAAGAAGATATTACAGATATTGA